In a single window of the Nicotiana tomentosiformis chromosome 10, ASM39032v3, whole genome shotgun sequence genome:
- the LOC138899962 gene encoding uncharacterized protein → MAEYEACILRIGMSVNMNIKELLVIGDCDLLIHQVQREWSTKNVKILMYMHYVKELCKKFTNIEFKHLPRIQNEFANALVTLSSMIQHHDKNYIDPIEIEIKDQHAYCLYVNEEPHGKPWYHDIKKFLANQEYPENTTNGQNRALRRLANHFFLNGEVLYRRTPDLGLLRCVDVAEAMRLLEETHTGVCGPHMNGFTLAKKSLRAEYFWMTMESDNIYYVQKCH, encoded by the coding sequence atggctgaatatGAGGCATGCATCCTTAGAATCGGAATGTCAGTCAACATGaacatcaaagaacttttggtcataggggaTTGTGATTTGCTGATACACCAAGTCCAAAGAGAATGGTCAACTAAGAATGTCAAGATATTGATGTACATGCACTACGTGAAGGAGTTGTGCAAGAAATTCACAAATATTGAGTTTAAGCACCTCCCCAGAATTCAGAACGAGTTCGCTAATGCCCTTGTGACCTTATCATCTATGATTCAACATCATgacaagaactacatcgacccCATCGAGATAGAAATCAAGGATCAACATGCCTATTGCTTATATGTGAATGAAGAACCACATGGTAAACCTTGGTATCACGATATCAAGAAGTTCCTTGCGAACCAGGAGTACCCAGAAAATACTACTAATGGTCAAAACCGAGCCCTTAGGAGGTTGGCAAATCACTTTTTCCTCAACGGGGAAGTTTTGTATAGGAGGACCCCAGACTTAGGTTTGCTGAGATGTGTAGACGTCGCCGAAGCAATGAGACTATTGGAAGAAACACATACAGGGGTGTGCGGACCCCACATGAACGGGTTCACGTTAGCCAAGAAGAGTTTGAGAGCTgaatacttttggatgactatggaaagcgaCAATATCTActatgtgcagaagtgtcacTAG